Proteins encoded together in one Micromonospora auratinigra window:
- a CDS encoding DUF6104 family protein: protein MYFTDRGIEELVERRGDEQVSLEWLGERLRDFVDLNPEFETPIERFATWLARLDDEDDE from the coding sequence GTGTACTTCACCGACCGTGGCATCGAGGAGCTGGTCGAGCGCCGGGGCGACGAGCAGGTCAGCCTGGAGTGGCTGGGCGAGCGGCTGCGCGACTTCGTCGACCTGAACCCGGAGTTCGAGACGCCGATCGAGCGCTTCGCCACCTGGCTGGCCCGGCTGGACGACGAGGACGACGAGTGA
- a CDS encoding DUF998 domain-containing protein, with the protein MDTGTRRPPQDALTVRQLRLGVGVVGIALPLVLIVGHMVAVGRLTLVDSLSGYYYTEVRDVFVGALCAIGVFLISYRYRRPDDLLGTVAGVLAVVVALCPTTMGAPAGSTGQGDRLVGVVHQVAAATLFVLLAVFCLFLFTRPDRVGVPPRPAAVRFYRSCGALILLAIGGALAGALLPADVRQELKPVLWCETVAVFAFAAAWLAKSDALLRAATPTDETGVERPAPAPARP; encoded by the coding sequence ATGGACACCGGAACCCGCAGGCCACCGCAGGACGCGCTGACCGTACGCCAGCTCCGGCTGGGCGTCGGCGTGGTGGGCATCGCCCTGCCGCTGGTGCTGATCGTCGGGCACATGGTCGCCGTCGGGCGGCTCACGCTCGTCGACTCGCTCAGCGGCTACTACTACACCGAGGTGCGGGACGTCTTCGTCGGCGCGCTGTGCGCCATCGGGGTGTTCCTGATCAGCTACCGCTACCGCCGCCCCGACGACCTGCTGGGCACGGTCGCCGGGGTGCTCGCCGTGGTGGTGGCGCTCTGCCCGACCACGATGGGCGCGCCGGCCGGCAGCACCGGCCAGGGCGACCGGCTCGTCGGCGTGGTGCACCAGGTGGCCGCCGCGACGCTCTTCGTCCTGCTCGCGGTCTTCTGCCTCTTCCTCTTCACCCGCCCGGACCGGGTCGGCGTGCCGCCCCGCCCGGCGGCCGTCCGCTTCTACCGGAGTTGCGGCGCGCTCATCCTGCTCGCCATCGGGGGCGCCCTGGCCGGCGCGCTGCTGCCCGCCGACGTCCGGCAGGAACTCAAGCCGGTGCTGTGGTGCGAGACGGTCGCCGTGTTCGCCTTCGCCGCCGCCTGGCTGGCCAAGAGCGACGCCCTGCTGCGGGCCGCCACGCCCACCGACGAGACCGGCGTCGAGCGGCCCGCCCCCGCACCGGCCCGACCCTGA
- the pta gene encoding phosphate acetyltransferase: MARSVYLTSVGSGGGKSTVALGLAELLSRQVERIGAFRPLVPGRGPDQILALLTERYRVDIPVDELYGCTWAEATALVADGRREELISRIVARYRVVERRCPAVVVVGSDFADGDGAGPRELAFNARLATEFGSVVVPVVDGYGQPPEAIAAAVRGAYHDLADLGATVVAVVANRVPEPMTLPELPVPAYAIPEVAAVSAPTVAEVAAALGATLLAGDQAALDRDVLDFVVGAAHVPTLLDHFTDGALVITPGDRADLLVAAGAAHVAGQVSLAGLVLTLGEQPDPRAMRLLDRLGTGLAVLSVTSDSYDTVAASSRIEGRPSVDNPRKVEAALGAFERCVDTVDLARRLRVSRSERVTPLMFENDLIDRARARRRRLVLPEGTEERILRATEILLRRGVADLTLLGRPDEVARRTRELGIDLGDAQVVDPRTSEWRDEFAEAYAKLRAHRGVTVELAHDIVAQPNYFGTMMVQAGRADGMVSGATHTTAATIRPAFEIIRTVPGVSVASSVFFMLLADRVLVYGDCAVNPDPDAAQLADIALSSADTAARFGIEPRVAMLSYSTGDSGSGADVEKVAAATRLVRERRPELLVEGPIQYDAAIDPQVAATKLPDSPVAGRATVFIFPDLNTGNNTYKAVQRSAGAVAVGPVMQGLRRPVNDLSRGATVPDIVNTVAITAIQAAALSEELA, translated from the coding sequence GTGGCGCGCAGCGTGTACCTGACCAGCGTGGGCTCGGGCGGGGGCAAGTCGACGGTCGCCCTCGGGCTGGCCGAGCTGCTCTCCCGCCAGGTCGAGCGGATCGGCGCGTTCCGGCCGCTGGTCCCCGGGCGCGGGCCGGACCAGATCCTCGCCCTGCTCACCGAGCGCTACCGGGTCGACATCCCCGTCGACGAGCTGTACGGCTGCACCTGGGCCGAGGCGACCGCCCTGGTCGCGGACGGCCGGCGGGAGGAGCTGATCTCCCGCATCGTGGCCCGCTACCGGGTGGTCGAGCGGCGCTGCCCGGCCGTGGTGGTGGTCGGCAGCGACTTCGCCGACGGGGACGGCGCCGGCCCCCGCGAGCTGGCCTTCAACGCCCGGCTGGCGACCGAGTTCGGCAGCGTCGTGGTGCCGGTGGTCGACGGGTACGGGCAGCCGCCCGAGGCGATCGCCGCGGCGGTGCGCGGGGCGTACCACGACCTGGCGGACCTGGGCGCGACCGTGGTGGCCGTGGTGGCCAACCGGGTGCCCGAGCCGATGACGCTGCCGGAGCTGCCCGTCCCCGCGTACGCGATCCCGGAGGTCGCGGCCGTGTCGGCGCCGACGGTGGCCGAGGTGGCGGCGGCGCTCGGCGCCACTCTGCTCGCCGGCGACCAGGCCGCGCTCGACCGCGACGTGCTCGACTTCGTGGTGGGCGCGGCGCACGTGCCGACGCTGCTCGACCACTTCACCGACGGGGCCCTGGTGATCACCCCGGGCGACCGGGCCGACCTGCTGGTGGCGGCCGGCGCGGCGCACGTGGCCGGGCAGGTCTCGCTGGCCGGGCTGGTGCTCACCCTCGGCGAACAGCCCGACCCGCGGGCGATGCGGCTGCTGGACCGGCTGGGCACCGGGCTCGCCGTGCTCTCGGTGACCAGCGACAGCTACGACACGGTCGCCGCGTCCAGCCGGATCGAGGGCCGACCCAGCGTGGACAACCCGCGCAAGGTGGAGGCCGCGCTCGGTGCCTTCGAACGCTGCGTGGACACCGTCGACCTGGCCCGCCGGCTGCGGGTCAGCAGGTCCGAACGGGTCACCCCGCTGATGTTCGAGAACGACCTGATCGACCGGGCCCGGGCCCGCCGCCGCCGGCTGGTGCTGCCGGAGGGCACCGAGGAACGGATCCTGCGCGCCACCGAGATCCTGCTCCGCCGGGGCGTGGCCGACCTGACCCTGCTGGGCCGCCCCGACGAGGTCGCCCGGCGCACCCGGGAGCTGGGCATCGACCTCGGGGACGCGCAGGTGGTCGACCCGCGGACCAGCGAGTGGCGCGACGAGTTCGCCGAGGCGTACGCGAAGCTGCGCGCCCACCGGGGCGTGACGGTGGAGCTGGCGCACGACATCGTGGCCCAGCCCAACTACTTCGGCACCATGATGGTGCAGGCCGGGCGGGCCGACGGGATGGTCTCCGGGGCCACCCACACCACGGCGGCCACCATCCGGCCGGCGTTCGAGATCATCCGGACCGTGCCCGGCGTCTCGGTGGCCTCCAGCGTCTTCTTCATGCTGCTCGCCGACCGGGTGCTGGTCTACGGCGACTGCGCGGTCAACCCGGACCCGGACGCCGCCCAGCTCGCCGACATCGCCCTCTCCTCGGCCGACACCGCGGCCCGGTTCGGCATCGAGCCACGGGTGGCGATGCTGTCGTACTCGACCGGCGACTCCGGCTCCGGCGCGGACGTGGAGAAGGTCGCGGCGGCCACCCGGCTGGTCCGGGAACGCCGGCCGGAGCTGCTGGTGGAGGGGCCGATCCAGTACGACGCGGCGATCGACCCGCAGGTCGCGGCCACCAAGCTGCCGGACAGCCCGGTGGCGGGACGGGCCACGGTCTTCATCTTCCCGGACCTGAACACCGGCAACAACACGTACAAGGCGGTGCAGCGCTCGGCCGGCGCGGTGGCGGTCGGCCCGGTCATGCAGGGCCTGCGGCGACCGGTCAACGACCTCTCCCGGGGCGCCACCGTGCCGGACATCGTGAACACCGTGGCGATCACCGCCATCCAGGCCGCCGCACTCTCGGAGGAGCTCGCGTGA
- a CDS encoding acetate/propionate family kinase, with translation MTDRILVLNCGSSSVKYRLYDGERVLDKGTVERVGEPGGGPADHESAVRGIIDRLDLDGLTGVGHRVVHGGRRFSAPVLIDDAVIAAIEELVPLAPLHNPANLAGIRVAREALPDVGQVAVFDTAFHHTLPEAAATYAIDRETAERHDIRRYGFHGTSHAYVSRRVAELLDRPYAELNTITLHLGNGASACAVEGGRSVATSMGMSPLEGLVMGTRSGDIDPTIVFHLRREGGLGVDEIDDLLNHRSGLLGLTGVNDMREVLARRDAGDPAAALAFDVYCRRITGYVGAYYALLGRVDAIAFTAGVGEHAAPVREAALAGLDRLGVAVDPARNAADGDRVISPAGAEVTVCVIGTDEEREIARETRDVLGR, from the coding sequence GTGACCGACCGCATCCTGGTCCTCAACTGCGGCTCCTCGTCGGTCAAGTACCGGCTGTACGACGGCGAGCGGGTCCTCGACAAGGGCACCGTGGAACGGGTCGGCGAGCCCGGTGGCGGGCCCGCCGACCACGAGAGCGCGGTCCGCGGGATCATCGACCGGCTGGACCTCGACGGGCTGACCGGGGTCGGGCACCGGGTGGTGCACGGCGGCCGGCGGTTCAGCGCGCCGGTGCTGATCGACGACGCGGTGATCGCCGCGATCGAGGAACTGGTGCCGCTCGCCCCGCTGCACAACCCGGCGAACCTGGCCGGCATCCGGGTGGCCCGGGAGGCGTTGCCGGACGTCGGACAGGTGGCCGTCTTCGACACCGCGTTCCACCACACGCTCCCCGAGGCCGCGGCCACCTACGCGATCGACCGGGAGACCGCCGAGCGCCACGACATCCGCCGGTACGGCTTCCACGGCACGTCGCACGCGTACGTCTCGCGCCGGGTGGCGGAGCTGCTCGACCGGCCGTACGCCGAGCTGAACACCATCACCCTGCACCTGGGCAACGGGGCGAGCGCCTGCGCGGTCGAGGGCGGCCGGAGCGTGGCCACCTCGATGGGCATGTCGCCGCTGGAGGGCCTGGTGATGGGCACCCGCAGCGGCGACATCGACCCGACGATCGTGTTCCACCTGCGCCGCGAGGGCGGCCTGGGGGTGGACGAGATCGACGACCTGCTCAACCACCGCAGCGGCCTGCTCGGCCTGACCGGCGTCAACGACATGCGCGAGGTGCTGGCCCGCCGGGACGCCGGCGACCCGGCCGCCGCGCTCGCCTTCGACGTCTACTGCCGCCGGATCACCGGCTACGTGGGCGCGTACTACGCCCTGCTCGGCCGGGTGGACGCGATCGCCTTCACCGCCGGGGTCGGCGAGCACGCCGCGCCGGTACGCGAGGCCGCGCTGGCCGGCCTGGACCGGCTCGGCGTCGCCGTCGACCCGGCCCGCAACGCCGCCGACGGCGACCGGGTGATCTCACCCGCCGGGGCGGAGGTCACGGTCTGCGTGATCGGCACCGACGAGGAACGGGAGATCGCTCGGGAGACCCGGGACGTACTGGGCCGCTGA
- a CDS encoding alpha/beta hydrolase family protein — MGAQRLVAVLVTALLAGCGPATSATGEPAPAARHAPSGTYPVGVRQFVVDPGGPRPLPVTVWYPTGRAADDPAGSSGAPPVRPDAPVAAGRFPVVVYAHGLLSLPELHAPLTTRWAAAGFVVAAPTFPRTNLRSRNFTRGDIRHQPADGWRLIRHLVRLDAGRGDPLVGHLDVARFAAAGHSAGGFTTAGMFVAGHSARLRAGIVIAGGGLAGSFAGPAAPLLFVHGGADPIVPESVGRAGYARTLGPAAFLGLPGQGHGEYLTPGRPGFAQVLVTTTDFLRGTLYDDRAALRRLRTDATLPGVTTFATRRLPT, encoded by the coding sequence ATGGGTGCGCAGCGGCTGGTCGCCGTGCTGGTGACGGCGCTGCTGGCCGGCTGCGGTCCGGCCACCTCCGCGACCGGTGAGCCGGCCCCGGCCGCCCGGCACGCGCCATCGGGGACGTACCCGGTCGGGGTGCGGCAGTTCGTCGTCGACCCGGGCGGACCCCGGCCGCTGCCGGTCACCGTCTGGTACCCGACCGGCCGGGCCGCCGACGACCCCGCCGGGTCGTCGGGCGCACCGCCGGTACGCCCCGACGCGCCCGTGGCCGCCGGCCGGTTCCCGGTGGTGGTCTACGCCCACGGGCTGCTCAGCCTGCCCGAACTGCACGCACCGCTGACCACCCGCTGGGCCGCCGCCGGTTTCGTGGTGGCCGCGCCGACGTTCCCCCGGACGAACCTGCGGTCGCGGAACTTCACCCGGGGAGACATCCGGCACCAGCCGGCCGACGGGTGGCGACTGATCCGCCACCTGGTCCGCCTCGACGCCGGACGTGGCGACCCGCTCGTCGGGCACCTGGACGTGGCCCGGTTCGCCGCGGCCGGTCACTCGGCCGGAGGCTTCACCACGGCCGGCATGTTCGTCGCGGGGCACTCGGCGCGGCTGCGGGCCGGCATCGTGATCGCCGGCGGTGGCCTGGCCGGCAGCTTCGCCGGGCCGGCCGCGCCGCTGCTGTTCGTGCACGGCGGCGCCGACCCGATCGTGCCGGAGTCCGTCGGCCGGGCCGGGTACGCCCGCACCCTCGGACCGGCGGCCTTCCTCGGCCTGCCCGGCCAGGGTCATGGCGAGTACCTCACCCCGGGCCGGCCCGGCTTCGCCCAGGTCCTCGTCACCACCACCGACTTCCTCCGCGGCACCCTCTACGACGACCGGGCGGCCCTGCGCCGCCTCCGCACCGACGCCACCCTCCCCGGCGTCACCACCTTCGCCACCCGTCGGCTCCCCACCTGA
- a CDS encoding nucleotidyltransferase domain-containing protein, translating into MDGLAGRQLDAIRQVLEVAGAAGVAVWLRGGWAMDFHLGEVTRPHVDVDWYCWRPDATTLAARLGGHGWRPDPRVPADTQPDLLRDDVELSFAYLDRDDRGRLVVGGGPWAGTPLPDGMLAAPPGRIGPLTAPVISVAAQIEFKEMYPVWMPQRPRRPKDAGDLARLRDSRDGHRPR; encoded by the coding sequence GTGGACGGGCTGGCGGGGCGGCAACTGGACGCGATCCGGCAGGTGCTGGAGGTGGCCGGGGCGGCCGGGGTCGCGGTGTGGCTGCGCGGCGGCTGGGCGATGGACTTCCACCTCGGCGAGGTGACCCGGCCGCACGTGGACGTCGACTGGTACTGCTGGCGGCCCGACGCGACGACCCTCGCGGCCCGACTCGGCGGCCACGGCTGGCGGCCCGATCCCCGGGTGCCGGCCGACACGCAGCCCGACCTGCTCCGCGACGACGTCGAGCTGAGCTTCGCGTACCTGGACCGGGACGACCGGGGCCGGCTGGTGGTGGGCGGCGGACCGTGGGCCGGCACGCCGTTGCCGGACGGGATGCTGGCCGCCCCGCCGGGGCGGATCGGCCCGCTCACCGCGCCGGTGATCAGCGTCGCCGCGCAGATCGAGTTCAAGGAGATGTACCCGGTCTGGATGCCGCAGCGCCCCCGCCGCCCGAAGGACGCCGGTGACCTGGCCCGACTCCGGGACAGCCGGGACGGCCACCGGCCGCGCTGA
- a CDS encoding alpha/beta hydrolase family protein — translation MRRRPAALVTAALLTAGLAGCSGGAAPAGRAVPGLSPQPSTPAPRVPAGHAPTESFAVGVRRLDLNRDGDRPLPVTIWYPARGAAGGTPQRSAPAATGRFPVVMFSHGLGGRPEDYQLLLSRWAAAGFVVAAPRFPHTGAGGDGNPLDVLNQPADVSYALTRVLALDTKAGDPLRGRLDAERVAAAGHSAGGVTTIGLFTAGRDERLDAGIVFAGTALGVGTGFAGAAAPQLFVHGEADEVVSYASGRAVYDAVPWPKAMLSLPKGDHGRALLGDGRALRVVADTTVEFLRWTLYGDAAAKRRLPTDAARGNLATLDDHL, via the coding sequence ATGCGCCGTCGCCCCGCCGCTCTGGTCACCGCCGCCCTGCTCACCGCCGGACTGGCCGGGTGCTCCGGCGGGGCCGCCCCGGCCGGGCGGGCCGTGCCGGGTCTGTCGCCGCAGCCGAGCACACCCGCGCCGCGGGTGCCCGCCGGACACGCGCCCACGGAGAGCTTCGCGGTCGGCGTACGCCGGCTCGACCTGAACCGCGACGGCGACCGCCCGCTGCCGGTGACGATCTGGTACCCGGCCCGGGGCGCGGCCGGTGGGACGCCGCAGCGGTCCGCGCCGGCCGCCACCGGTCGGTTCCCGGTGGTGATGTTCAGTCACGGGCTCGGCGGCCGGCCGGAGGACTACCAGCTGCTGCTGAGCCGCTGGGCGGCGGCCGGATTCGTGGTGGCCGCGCCGAGGTTCCCGCACACCGGCGCGGGCGGCGACGGCAACCCGCTCGACGTGCTCAACCAGCCGGCCGACGTGTCGTACGCGCTGACCCGGGTGCTGGCCCTGGACACGAAGGCCGGCGACCCGCTGCGCGGCCGGCTGGACGCCGAGCGGGTGGCGGCGGCCGGGCACAGCGCCGGCGGGGTGACCACGATCGGGCTCTTCACCGCCGGGCGGGACGAGCGGCTGGACGCCGGCATCGTCTTCGCCGGTACGGCCCTCGGCGTCGGCACCGGGTTCGCGGGGGCGGCCGCCCCGCAGCTCTTCGTGCACGGGGAGGCCGACGAGGTGGTGAGCTACGCGTCCGGCAGGGCGGTCTACGACGCGGTGCCCTGGCCGAAGGCGATGCTCAGCCTGCCGAAGGGCGACCACGGTCGGGCGCTGCTCGGCGACGGGCGGGCGCTGCGGGTGGTGGCCGACACGACGGTCGAGTTCCTGCGCTGGACGCTCTACGGCGACGCGGCCGCGAAGCGGCGGCTGCCCACCGACGCCGCGCGCGGCAACCTGGCCACCCTGGACGACCACCTCTGA
- a CDS encoding zinc-binding dehydrogenase, giving the protein MPIMRAAYASAFDADNPLAALTVGDRPEPTHPQDDWVTVQVRASSLNHHDLWSLRGVGLAADQLPMILGCDAVGTDPDGNQVVIYPVVPTPGDPRGVSILSEHFPGTFAERVAVPRMNLLPLPDGLAATDAACLPTAWLTAWRMLTTKGRVDEGESVLVQGAGGGVATAAVALGVALGKRVYATSRDAAKRERITALGATALEPGARLPERVDVVIETVGAATFDHSLKSAAPMARIVVSGATAGHEPKVNLRRVFAMQLEILGTSMGTPQELAELLAFCAEHEVRPVVDRVVPFSRIEEAFARLHSGEVFGKVVVDHTA; this is encoded by the coding sequence GTGCCGATCATGCGTGCCGCCTACGCCTCGGCCTTCGACGCCGACAACCCGCTCGCCGCGCTCACCGTCGGCGACCGCCCCGAGCCGACCCACCCGCAGGACGACTGGGTCACCGTGCAGGTCCGGGCCAGCTCGCTCAACCACCACGACCTCTGGTCGCTGCGCGGGGTGGGCCTCGCCGCCGACCAGCTCCCGATGATCCTCGGCTGCGACGCGGTCGGCACCGACCCGGACGGCAACCAGGTGGTCATCTACCCGGTGGTGCCCACCCCCGGTGACCCGCGCGGAGTCTCCATCCTCTCCGAGCACTTCCCCGGCACCTTCGCCGAGCGGGTGGCCGTACCCCGGATGAACCTGCTGCCCCTGCCGGACGGCCTCGCCGCCACCGACGCGGCCTGCCTGCCCACGGCCTGGCTCACCGCGTGGCGGATGCTCACCACCAAGGGCCGGGTCGACGAGGGCGAGTCGGTGCTGGTCCAGGGGGCCGGCGGGGGCGTGGCCACCGCCGCCGTGGCGCTCGGCGTCGCGCTCGGCAAGCGGGTGTACGCGACCAGCCGCGACGCCGCCAAGCGGGAGCGGATCACGGCGCTGGGCGCGACCGCGCTGGAGCCCGGCGCCCGGCTGCCCGAGCGGGTGGACGTGGTGATCGAGACGGTCGGCGCGGCCACCTTCGACCACTCGCTGAAGTCCGCCGCGCCGATGGCCCGGATCGTGGTCTCCGGCGCCACCGCCGGGCACGAGCCCAAGGTCAACCTGCGCCGGGTCTTCGCCATGCAGCTGGAGATCCTGGGCACCTCGATGGGCACCCCGCAGGAGCTCGCCGAGCTGCTCGCGTTCTGCGCCGAGCACGAGGTACGCCCGGTGGTCGACCGGGTGGTGCCGTTCAGCCGAATCGAGGAGGCGTTCGCCCGGCTGCACTCCGGCGAGGTCTTCGGCAAGGTGGTCGTCGACCACACCGCCTGA
- a CDS encoding NAD(P)-dependent malic enzyme yields MPSSTPDPADPVFRLHVGGKMAVTSTVPLTSREDLSLAYTPGVARVCEAIAADPALADDYTWVSHTVAVVTDGSAVLGLGNIGPRAALPVMEGKAVLFKQFAGVDAVPICLDTQDVDEIVATVTALAPSFGGINLEDISAPRCFEVERRLDEALPIPVFHDDQHGTAIVVLAALRNAATLLNRKLGDLRVTVSGAGAAGVAVTHMLVAGGVNPDQVVVCDSQGIIGRHRPDLTETKAHLAETTNAEGRAGDITEALRGADVLVGVSGGQIPEAAIAGMASGGIVFALANPNPEVHPEVAARHVAVVATGRSDYPNQINNVLAFPGVFRGALDARATRITDGMKVAAADAIANVVAESLTADAIVPSPLDPRVAPAVAEAVAEAARRDGVARR; encoded by the coding sequence ATGCCTTCGTCCACCCCGGACCCCGCTGATCCCGTCTTCCGACTGCACGTCGGCGGCAAGATGGCGGTCACCTCGACCGTCCCGCTGACCAGCCGGGAGGACCTCTCCCTCGCGTACACCCCCGGGGTCGCCCGGGTCTGCGAGGCCATCGCCGCCGACCCCGCCCTCGCCGACGACTACACCTGGGTGTCGCACACCGTCGCGGTGGTCACCGACGGCTCGGCCGTACTCGGCCTCGGCAACATCGGCCCGCGCGCGGCACTGCCCGTCATGGAGGGCAAGGCGGTGCTGTTCAAGCAGTTCGCCGGAGTGGACGCGGTACCGATCTGCCTGGACACCCAGGACGTGGACGAGATCGTGGCGACGGTGACGGCGCTCGCCCCCTCGTTCGGCGGGATCAACCTGGAGGACATCAGCGCCCCTCGCTGCTTCGAGGTGGAGCGCCGGCTGGACGAGGCGCTGCCCATCCCGGTCTTCCACGACGACCAGCACGGCACCGCGATCGTGGTGCTGGCCGCGCTGCGCAACGCGGCCACCCTGCTCAACCGCAAGCTCGGCGACCTGCGGGTGACGGTGAGCGGGGCCGGCGCGGCCGGCGTCGCGGTCACTCACATGCTCGTCGCCGGTGGAGTCAACCCCGACCAGGTGGTGGTCTGCGACTCCCAGGGCATCATCGGCCGGCACCGGCCCGACCTGACCGAGACCAAGGCGCACCTGGCCGAGACCACCAACGCCGAGGGGCGCGCGGGGGACATCACCGAGGCGCTGCGCGGCGCGGACGTGCTGGTCGGCGTCTCCGGCGGCCAGATCCCCGAGGCGGCGATCGCCGGGATGGCGTCGGGTGGCATCGTCTTCGCCCTGGCCAACCCCAACCCGGAGGTCCACCCCGAGGTGGCCGCCCGGCACGTCGCGGTGGTCGCCACCGGCCGCAGCGACTACCCCAACCAGATCAACAACGTGCTCGCCTTCCCGGGCGTGTTCCGGGGTGCGCTGGACGCCCGCGCCACCCGGATCACCGACGGGATGAAGGTGGCCGCCGCGGACGCCATCGCCAACGTGGTGGCCGAGTCGCTGACCGCCGACGCGATCGTGCCCTCCCCGCTGGACCCGCGGGTCGCCCCCGCGGTGGCCGAGGCCGTCGCCGAGGCCGCCCGTCGGGACGGCGTCGCCCGCCGCTGA
- a CDS encoding S26 family signal peptidase, with protein sequence MRAANEPTAPVLRGPLAAVLVNGPSMAPTLRHGDALLVRVGGRPVRPGDVVLAVFRSRPELLVVKRAVRAQDGGWWVRGDNDLVTDDSRAYGVADVRGRVVARYWPRPGRVRGGQG encoded by the coding sequence GTGCGTGCCGCGAACGAGCCCACCGCGCCCGTCCTGCGCGGACCACTGGCGGCCGTCCTGGTCAACGGCCCGTCGATGGCGCCGACGCTGCGGCACGGCGACGCGCTGCTGGTCCGCGTCGGTGGCCGGCCGGTCCGCCCGGGGGACGTGGTGCTGGCCGTCTTCCGCAGCCGCCCCGAGCTGCTGGTGGTCAAGCGCGCGGTCCGCGCGCAGGACGGCGGCTGGTGGGTACGCGGCGACAACGACCTGGTCACCGACGACTCCCGGGCGTACGGGGTGGCCGACGTCCGGGGTCGGGTGGTGGCCCGGTACTGGCCCCGTCCAGGGCGGGTCAGGGGTGGACAGGGGTAG
- the sodN gene encoding superoxide dismutase, Ni has protein sequence MRLPRILTPRVTASAHCDLPCGVYDPAQARIEAESVKAICEKYQSNTDPEFRTRAILIKEQRAELVKHHLWVLWTDYFKPAHFEKYPHLHQLFNEATKLAGAAGAKGGTDPSKADELLSKIDEISKIFWETKQA, from the coding sequence ATGCGCCTTCCCCGCATCCTCACGCCCCGTGTGACCGCCAGCGCCCACTGCGACCTTCCGTGCGGCGTGTACGACCCGGCGCAGGCCCGGATCGAGGCCGAGTCGGTCAAGGCGATCTGCGAGAAGTACCAGTCCAACACCGACCCGGAGTTCCGCACCCGGGCGATCCTGATCAAGGAGCAGCGGGCCGAGCTGGTCAAGCACCACCTCTGGGTGCTCTGGACCGACTACTTCAAGCCGGCGCACTTCGAGAAGTACCCGCACCTGCACCAGCTCTTCAACGAGGCCACCAAGCTGGCCGGCGCGGCCGGCGCCAAGGGCGGGACCGACCCGTCCAAGGCCGACGAGCTGCTCTCCAAGATCGACGAGATCTCGAAGATCTTCTGGGAGACCAAGCAGGCGTGA
- a CDS encoding GNAT family N-acetyltransferase, with product MVHELAAYERAPEQCHLTEEQLDAALFGPSPALYGHVAVDPAGTPVGFALWFLNFSTWAGVHGIYLEDLYVRPAARGTGAGRALLATLAAICVERGYRRLDWSMLAWNPAARFYAAIGAGQLEEWVSYRLTGPALHDLAAQATAAPAHPSA from the coding sequence ATGGTGCACGAGCTGGCCGCCTACGAACGCGCCCCCGAGCAGTGCCACCTCACCGAGGAGCAGCTCGACGCCGCCCTCTTCGGCCCCTCCCCCGCGCTGTACGGGCACGTCGCCGTGGACCCGGCCGGCACCCCGGTCGGGTTCGCCCTCTGGTTCCTCAACTTCTCCACCTGGGCCGGCGTGCACGGCATCTACCTGGAGGACCTGTACGTCCGGCCGGCGGCCCGGGGCACCGGCGCGGGCCGGGCGCTGCTCGCCACCCTCGCCGCGATCTGCGTCGAGCGCGGCTACCGGCGGCTGGACTGGTCGATGCTCGCCTGGAACCCGGCCGCCCGGTTCTACGCCGCCATCGGGGCGGGCCAGCTGGAGGAGTGGGTGTCGTACCGGCTGACCGGGCCGGCGCTGCACGACCTCGCGGCGCAGGCGACGGCCGCGCCCGCGCACCCGTCCGCCTGA
- a CDS encoding ATP-binding protein, whose protein sequence is MTQLTGQPTTDDDVVHLTVPADGGYLGVLRTATAGLAARLQFALDEIEDLRIAVDEACAMLLAIATRNAELECRFAVTEDALTVEVTVPTVRGASLPSESSFAWKVLTALTTSAAARATDGRATISLLTRRASGY, encoded by the coding sequence GTGACTCAACTGACCGGCCAGCCGACCACCGACGACGACGTGGTGCACCTCACCGTGCCCGCCGACGGCGGTTACCTCGGCGTGCTGCGCACCGCCACGGCCGGGCTCGCGGCCCGGCTCCAGTTCGCCCTCGACGAGATCGAGGACCTGCGCATCGCGGTCGACGAGGCCTGCGCGATGCTGCTCGCCATCGCCACCCGCAACGCCGAGCTGGAGTGCCGGTTCGCGGTCACCGAGGACGCGCTCACCGTCGAGGTGACGGTGCCGACGGTCCGGGGCGCTTCGTTGCCCTCCGAGTCGTCCTTCGCCTGGAAGGTGCTGACCGCGTTGACCACCTCGGCGGCCGCCCGGGCCACCGACGGCCGGGCCACCATCTCGCTGCTCACCCGCCGCGCCTCCGGCTACTGA